The stretch of DNA AACTTTTCCCAAAGTCTACTAAATGTCCATCAAAGCACTCACTCAGAACTTTGGAACTCCTATAACATGCTCTATTCAACTATTCAGCACTCTCTTGCTGTCATTTTTGCACACTCACTTGCGCTCGTGTTTTCAGATAACTCCCTCGCCTATCGAGCTCTCTGCGTCTTTCTCTTCTGGGGCTGGGTCATCTTGTCAAACTGGTACCCGCCAGCCACGAGCCGCTCGTTTCGCTCGGCCAGCTGGATGACCTTGTCAGACAGTGCCACggcgagctgctgcagcttgGTCTGCTGGACAGCCTGTGTGAACACGACCGAGTTGGTCTTCTGGTCAAGAGATCCAGGAAGCTCCTCCTGGGCAATCATCTTGGCGACAATGGCAGCCACATCCTTAACGGGCAGCTGGAACATGTCGGCCAGAGTGCTCAGAGACAGCGTTGAGTAGTGGTTCCAGTAGGTGAACAGATAGGTTCTCAGACCCTCAATCTGGAGCTTGTCAGTGAGCATAGCCTTGATAGCCTCGGGGTTGGGGAGCAGGCTCCAGATCTTGATGGCACAGACCAGATCTCGTGCAGCCTCCCAGTCGCCTCGCTGcagagccttggcagcctgCATAATGTGGTCTCGGGTGTTTTCGGGAGGGCCACAGAAGACCTGTCGCTCGTGGTAGTCGAGCATTCGTCGGAACAGCTTGGAAATGACCTTCTTTTTAGCGTCGATAGACGTGTTGTGGGCAGCCATAAAGGGGATCTCCATAAGCAACGACGAGCACAGGAACACGcactccagcagctcgaggTTGATGTGGGTGTGGAAGGGCAGCACTCGCTGCTTGTCGACAACTCCGGCCTGGGCGTACTTCGCCAGACCCTGTCCGAGCAGCTCCTTTagtcgaggagaagagcagaCCTCCTGGAGCGACTGCTGGGCCTCGGCAATGAGTCCGCTTCGGAAAGCACACAGACCAAGCTGCACCAGGGTTCGGTTGAATAGCACCTGCAGCTGGGGCTCAGCAGAGGCAATGGACGACTGCAGATGGGACATGAGGAACATATCTCGTGCCTTGTAGTACTCGTCGTTCAGAGCGTAGTGGTAGACGTGAGCCAGCATGGCCTTTGTTCGGAACACAGTGTTGCTTTGCTTGTACAGAACGGAGCACATGTTCGAAATGAGCGTGGTGGGGTAAGTGGATGAGGTGAGGTCCTTCTCTGTAGGTCGAGGAGTGGCCTTGGAATCGCCCTTGACTCCACCCCAGGCAATCTGCTCAGTCATGTTGATGACATTGTTGGGCTTGAAGTAGAGATGGTCGACTCGTCGAACCAGGATTCGAGCGAGGCCAAGAgtgtccttctcgtcggaGACATGCTCAATGTACATCTGCACTCGGAGGAGAGTCTGGTACAGCTTGGTCTCGTCTCTCAGACGGTCCACGTACTCGGTAGTGTGAGGGTCCATGAACTGGAGGGCCTTGGTGAACTCGTCGTCCACACGCTCAACCAGAGAAGCCACAGAGCCGGGAATGAGCTTGACGCCGTCTTCCCGGGCAACGGGGCCCTTCTCAACGTCCTCAATCTCGGGGGCAgtctcaatcacgtgataggTATCAATGTTCTCCTCGAGAATAGACAGCAGGTCGTTGAGGTCGCCCACAACCTTGAGCCAGTTCTCGGGAGcaagagcagcagacgCAGAAGACAGATCCAGACGAGTAGACACAAGCATGGTGTAGACAGAGATCTTCTGGTAGACGGTAGAGGCAGATGGCAGCAGGTTCTCCAGCTGTCGCACCTGGTCTTCCCGGTCGGTGTTCTTCTTACCTCGGCTCTCCAGAACGGTCTTGAGAGTCTTGAACATGTCGGTGGGGGACACAAGAGCCTTTCCAGCCTTGCCAACGGTGGTGAACTCCTCATTGGAAGCCTGGGAGGGAGCGGTGAGCACAAACTCATCCTTGGCCCGGGGTTTGggcttgtcctccttgttctcttcctcctcttcctctgcCACGTCACCACCACTGCTGTACTTTGCGATGGCAGCCTCGTACTCCTTGTTGTTCTTTCGCACCCGCTGCTTGACGGTGTTGAATGCTCGCGAAT from Yarrowia lipolytica chromosome 1D, complete sequence encodes:
- a CDS encoding uncharacterized protein (Compare to YALI0D22572g, similar to uniprot|O14164 Schizosaccharomyces pombe Probable eukaryotic translation initiation factor 3 93 kDa subunit (eIF3 p93), similar to Saccharomyces cerevisiae NIP1 (YMR309C); ancestral locus Anc_5.9): MSRFFAGGSDSDDSSSDEDLYGSGSESGSDFSQDEQDGGDDNDDDMSDDSMFADDSDDDSDDDEDLGGKGASYFLKSSTVADSDDEEDTGKKTVLSAKDKLLAELANCSKLIDNGKRINDWVLIQGEFDKLNKAMERFTKQRHGLPPKVYIQCIVELEEFLNTQLEDKAGIKKMNASNSRAFNTVKQRVRKNNKEYEAAIAKYSSGGDVAEEEEEENKEDKPKPRAKDEFVLTAPSQASNEEFTTVGKAGKALVSPTDMFKTLKTVLESRGKKNTDREDQVRQLENLLPSASTVYQKISVYTMLVSTRLDLSSASAALAPENWLKVVGDLNDLLSILEENIDTYHVIETAPEIEDVEKGPVAREDGVKLIPGSVASLVERVDDEFTKALQFMDPHTTEYVDRLRDETKLYQTLLRVQMYIEHVSDEKDTLGLARILVRRVDHLYFKPNNVINMTEQIAWGGVKGDSKATPRPTEKDLTSSTYPTTLISNMCSVLYKQSNTVFRTKAMLAHVYHYALNDEYYKARDMFLMSHLQSSIASAEPQLQVLFNRTLVQLGLCAFRSGLIAEAQQSLQEVCSSPRLKELLGQGLAKYAQAGVVDKQRVLPFHTHINLELLECVFLCSSLLMEIPFMAAHNTSIDAKKKVISKLFRRMLDYHERQVFCGPPENTRDHIMQAAKALQRGDWEAARDLVCAIKIWSLLPNPEAIKAMLTDKLQIEGLRTYLFTYWNHYSTLSLSTLADMFQLPVKDVAAIVAKMIAQEELPGSLDQKTNSVVFTQAVQQTKLQQLAVALSDKVIQLAERNERLVAGGYQFDKMTQPQKRKTQRAR